CAGGACAGAGGAGGAAGTCTCGTCATGAAGGTGAAACTAAACACGGTGCAGTAGTTTTCAGGATGTCAGGACAGGAGGGCAAGGCAACCAGCAACCTGCAGCTCACCTGCCTGATGAAGGCGAGCCGCTTGGACTCCTCCTCGACGCGGCCGAGGTGCGCGAACACCTTCTCCCGGACCTCCATCTTGCGCCTCTCGATCTGCTCCTCCTTGGCCTTGAACACCGAGAGCGCCGACCTCGACGAGCcctcgcccgcctcctcctcgtcgccgcccagcgccgacgacgacgtcgggTGCTTCACCCGCAGCACCATCTGCATCGGCTgctgctccacgccgccgccgccgccctgcataTCGTCCTCCCCCTGGCGCACGCAGCAGCTACCTTCTCTCGCTCGGCGTCGGCGGTTCGGTTAGGCGCGGCCGGCGTATCCTCTCTTCCCTCTGTTCCCACCTCGCCGCCACTTATAGCCCCAGCCACCAGCAGCCTTCACGCTGTCAAAGCGTCGTGGCATCCGTTGCTTTCCCTGCGATGCTGGGTGTCTAAGCAACCCCGGGGGCACAGTGGCCGGTAGCATGCCTCATGGTAACGCCTGCGACGGCGAGCCAATAGCGTTCAGCGAAACCGAACGGAAAGGCAAGGCCAGACATGGTGACCGGCTTCGACGGTTGCTTCTGGCGGACACGACCGCCGACGGCGCGTGACCGATCACGGCGGCGTACAGTATTGTATGGTTGCCGGCTTGCCGTTTGGTGGCGAGTGCCCTGTGGTCTCAGAGGTCGAGTACAAGTAACTCTTCCCCGCGAGAACTGTGCCGGGGAAGCCGCCGCTCCGGTGAGGCGAGGTGAGGCGATCCTTTCCGCCGGGTTGGTGCGCCGGTGTCTCGTCGCGCTTGGACGTCGCTGAGCCCTCGCCCCTCGGGCTACGCATCGCCGTCTCGCAACTTTTCCCCGTCGTCTACTGTTTCGCAGGGGGGAAAAGGCGAGGGGGACATGGCGCCCGCAAGCCTGCAACGCGAGGCTTGCAAGGCACACGCGGGGCCTCCGGCTCGCCGTCGGCGATCGCCGCTGATCGAGACGGGACGTGCCCGTCCGAGAGGAGCGACAGGCAAGACAGAGCAGCACAGGCGTCAATCAGTAGCTCGAACGAAGAAATATCTCGTGGGGGCTGAAAAGTCTGACGTCCCAGCATTTCTCTTCGTTATCCTTCTGCTAGCCTTTTGAGGCACGGCGACATTACAAGATTCAGAGATCTTCAAGgtctcaaataaaaaaaagattcaGAGTTCTTCATTGCTCCTTAAAACCATGATTACCAACGCTAAACGGCCATCATAACACACAACGTGATGTGAAGTCATCTCAGATCTTGTTGAGCGTCAATCGAACACCCGGTTGGTGGCCTGGAAAGCCAAGCTGCAGTCGGTCATGTAGCCAGACCTCAATGGAATTCTAAACATGAATTCATCAGAGTTATCTAGCTCAGAATAGATAGATATTCGAACCACGGCCAAATTTCAATGTATATATTCATTTTTGATTTATACCAACGCAAAAAGGAGCACAGAAGGCACGCGGGGCTCATGAGTTGCATAGGTTCCCTCTTTTACCCAGCACCAAAGCATTTGAAAAGCTTCTAGAGGACAGGAAACAATGGGGTAGCTCAATTTAGGCTAAAGGTTCCATCAGTTGCTGAAACACAATACAAATGTACCACTCAAGACAAAGCTTCTACAGACTCACTTCAGACAATGCAGCTCCAGCtggtctatatatatattttttatcatGTAAAGAGGAGCTCAGGAGATCAGTAGCATGGCTGTTTACTCTCCTGGAGCGGAgacgccctgcttcagcttttcCCTCTTCAGCTTCTTCTTGGAGACCGGCTTCTTCTTCTTAGGTGGAAGCGTCTTCTGTGCATACACATACAGCGCATAGTTTCCCACAAAGAAGAGCAGCAGGAAGCTTGCAACTACAAGCAGGACTATCATTCCTGGGTTCAGGCCCTTCACCTCCTCGATGATCACATTGTTCTGAAACAGTGGTAatctatgagaaaataaacaggaTACCGATGACAACTGTAGTGGACTAAGCGCATGGATCTTGTAATGTCATATGTAGGTGAGGACAATCAAACAACAGCTGAACATATATACCCTTCTTTACAAATGGGACAGACCAAAAGCTGACTGAACAGAATAGCACGGTAACATATCAGTAATTGCACCATATAGAGCACTTCAGCTACGGAAATTTTACCCCGCATCTGCAAAGGCTAGTCATGTCGGAAAAATGAAGCTTAATTTGACCATATTAGTACGGCACATGAAGTGATACAAACTATAGTCACGATTTAGAATAAAATATGCAGATTAGCTAGCACAGACATGCACAAAGATTAATGGATAGCAACTCAACAGCCAGAATTACTGGAAATGTTTAAACCTAGATCACATGCACCTAAATAAAcgaagccatttaaatttacaTAGTAATTGAACAAAAGCTACACCGACCATCAACCAGACATTTACTTAAACAACTTTGGATTACACAAGCAAACAGAATAGCAACCACTTACCCAGGTAAGTGTATCATGAtattaaaattttcaaatggGGGATCATAAGTCTTAAGTCTGATGGCAACCTCGTATAAGTAAAATGCACAATATATAAAAACACCAAACTAATCAAGTAAGGATAATAGATAGCATCAGCTAGACAGAGAATTGGACAAAACTAGAACACTGAAGACTAAATTGATCAAACATGATCCACATGTATCATGCCCCGAGCGCTCCACATTTGCAACACTCAGCAACCTTATGTCAATTTGTAGCACATGAAACCAAAGCTCACGAACAAGATAAAAGAATTTCGCAACCATTTTCCTAGGACACAACCGAAACATGCATTTTtctaaactagtgcaattaccGTATGTCCTCAAACCTATTGGTTCCGTAAAAGGTTTGCACAAATTTGGCAGATCCAATCCTCTATACCTCAACTTGGAACAAGATGCACCACACCAAAATCATCTACAACTCCGGTCGGTCAACGCTTCCTGCTCTATCCCGGAACAGCAACGACCCCAAGCTCGCTGCCACGGTGACAACCAAGCCAAAACCCGCCGGGAAAGGAGAAGGTAAGCATCAGATCTGAACTTTGCATGCGCATCGCACAGCTAGATAGCAAGGGCGAGATGGGCcgaaggagggagagaggcaaCCATGGTCACCGGATCCCCCTTCCACACCGGAGCGGAGAAAAAGATCTGAACTTTAGATGAATCCTTGCGCCAAAACAGAAATCCCACACCCAAAGAGGAAGGAAGAGCTCGACGAGACCCCTTACCGCCGAATCCGCGAACTGATCCACCATGGCGGCCGCCCGATCTGAGCCAAACGCCCCGCCCGCTCTGAATCGGAAGATTAGGAGGAGTTAGCCGAAGAATGGAAGGTGGTGTGCACGAGAGGTGACGAGGAGGACGATGAATCGTAGGATCTGAACAAAAGCTCACCTTTGCGCTACTGGTCCTGGGGACCTTCGCGTCTTTCTCCTGAGGCCCTGtatagttcccaaaaattttcaagactCCCCGTCATTTTTAGACACATACATAAAATATTTAATGtagtttaaaaaaaataactaattgtatagtttagtTGAAAataatgagatgaatcttttaagcctaattagtacatgattgaacactaattaccaaataaaagcgaaaatgctacagtaacaaaacccaaaaaatttcaccaacTAACACACCCTGAGACAAAATAGGCGttttggtccctcaactttcaGATAGGTCAATATGGTCCCTCGACTTTTGTTTTTTAGATCAAATTCATCCTTATGCTACATATTATACTCCACAATAAcataaaatttatgcaaaaagtCCTTTTCACCCTTGTTCCTTCCCCTTCTAAATTCCTCAACAATTTATTattactaaaaaaatatttagctaATGCAAGCAAACCAATGTAGTGGCATGAGCATCAATGCATTTAGAGGATGAACATCACAAATGTTAAATTTGGAACACACAATTTTATTTACCCACGCATCACATTGTATTGCGGGCGCATGAAGAGTGAAAATTAAGGAGgagaagaataagcaagggtaagaAGGACTTTTTGCATTTATCTCATATTATTATGGAGTATAATATCAGTATAAGGACGGGTATGACTCTAAAATAAAAGTTGAGGGACTATATTGGCCAATTTGAAAGTTAAGGGACGAATTTGATCCTTACAATAAAGTTGAGGGACTAAAATGACTATTTTGCCTTCTCCTGAGCTCATCCACAATCGCTTACCTCCGCCTCCGCGTGTGGGTTTTATGGGCTGTTTGATCTGGAAGTTTCTAGCGCGGCGTTTTTCACGGGTTTTGTCCGCTTTTCCTAAGGGACGTGTATTTGTGTCATATTTGTTTCGATTGAGGCACTTTGCACGGGGTTTTACTTTAGGTTAGTGGATCAGCTATGGATTACGGAAACCAGATAAAAAAAACTCTGGTGTAGCTAGTTCACATTATCTCTATACGTAATGTTTAGTAAGCACATGAGAAAAAATTATTATGCGCTTAAGTCAGCCCATTCAGTTCAGACTATTGATAAAATTTTACTCTATTTGTTCTAAAATATAGgttgttttaatttttttaggatATTTTCTCATATGGTCCTGACAGCTTCATCAATATTCCATTTTTTCTAAAATAGCTCTTAAATCTCCGCGACTTGCCCCTCTCTTCCTCCATCTCTACACcctccggggggggggggggtggttaACCATGAGTATTCTCTTCTATTGTTCTGTCTACGATATATAGACTCCTCTACAGTACAATCACTCACAGTAGCATGTAGAAATTTAGGGTAACCAATGGCATATGAGAAATTTTCCTTTAATATTGCAATGTTAGACTATTGGTGGGTCAAAATGGCAGCCCATTAACATTGTCTTGTAGGAAGGCATAATAAATCACATCGTTCTTTTTCCAACCGAGTAAATGCCTTTCTTCCACTATACCGGAGGAAGCTCAGGTGCTACTATGCTATAAATGCACGGTAACACCCGCAACATGTATAGAAGAGTTAACAAAATATATGGATGGATAAAACATGCTAGTATTTACATTCATGCAA
This sequence is a window from Panicum virgatum strain AP13 chromosome 7K, P.virgatum_v5, whole genome shotgun sequence. Protein-coding genes within it:
- the LOC120640888 gene encoding DNA-binding protein S1FA-like; this encodes MVDQFADSANNVIIEEVKGLNPGMIVLLVVASFLLLFFVGNYALYVYAQKTLPPKKKKPVSKKKLKREKLKQGVSAPGE